The Bemisia tabaci chromosome 8, PGI_BMITA_v3 genome has a segment encoding these proteins:
- the Asator gene encoding tau-tubulin kinase homolog Asator isoform X3 → MTSEDLLQPGHVVKERWKVVRKIGGGGFGEIYEGQDLVSKEQVALKVESARQPKQVLKMEVAVLKKLQGKEHVCRFIGCGRNDRFNYVVMQLQGKNLAELRRAQPKGAFSLSTTLRLGVQILRAIQSIHQVGFLHRDIKPSNFSIGLRGSNARKVYMLDFGLARQYTVASGEVRPPRAAAGFRGTVRYASINAHKNKEMGRHDDLWSLFYMLVEFVNGQLPWRKIKDKEQVGLMKEKYDHRLLLKHLPSDLRQFLEHIQSLGYADEPDYNMLAGLFERCMKRRGVKESDQYDWERTMPITVHNLDETQNPTAQVINNTSPAIITRPLTTSVGPGQNNQLITTTLDNDQENIEPDNKKELEAQLDLENKRKYKQMHRNPIDLQSEEGYKQIMDRLWPAEQQDGAPINQTGSPKKSSQRRAVSMPGLEPNQGSTPPSSQQQPNADNADVDGDAVMISARSQSDAIHRSKTQSHNQNVKKSDTTIGRIRVVTAPPSLLQDRSKQRLSVDSPAGDTESINNLIPKNESVTELDASVYSCDNKAGTVSNYPTESTRPTSAANNKELRVVRRQPVNRPLSGRSFVNRDASFTQFAVIDDDNVSAMQQVTRGGGGLTLASQWKSQFDDSEETDNEWKGENLQSPEHMKYNISQVS, encoded by the exons GTCCGAAAAATTGGCGGAGGGGGTTTTGGAGAAATCTACGAAGGTCAAGATTTGGTATCCAAGGAGCAGGTAGCACTGAAAGTGGAATCTGCTCGTCAACCAAAGCAGGTTCTCAAAATGGAAGTTGCTGTCCTCAAAAAATTGCAAG GCAAAGAACATGTTTGTCGATTCATAGGCTGTGGTAGAAACGATCGGTTTAATTATGTTGTGATGCAGTTGCAAGGGAAGAACTTAGCAGAACTTAGGCGTGCTCAACCGAAGGGTGCTTTCTCTTTGTCTACAACTTTGAGGCTGGGCGTTCAAATTTTGAGAGCCATCCAGAGTATTCATCAAGTCGGTTTCCTGCACAGAGATATCAAACCT tccaatttttcAATCGGTTTAAGAGGCTCAAATGCAAGAAAAGTCTATATGCTAGATTTTGGCCTCGCCAGACAATATACAGTTGCATCCGGAGAAGTTAGACCACCTCGTGCTGCAGCTGGTTTTCGAGGGACTGTTCGTTATGCTTCTATCAATGCTCATAAGAACAAG GAAATGGGACGGCATGATGATCTTTGGTCGTTATTCTATATGTTGGTCGAATTTGTAAACGGTCAGTTACCatggagaaaaatcaaagacaaGGAACAAGTAGGcttaatgaaagaaaaatacgaTCATAGACTCCTTCTGAAACATTTACCATCTGACTTGCGGCAATTTTTAGAACACATTCAG AGTCTAGGATATGCTGACGAGCCAGACTACAACATGTTAGCAGGGCTGTTTGAAAGATGCATGAAAAGGCGAGGAGTCAAGGAAAGTGATCAATATGATTGGGAGAGAACGATGCCAATAACCGTACATAACCTTGATGAAACTCAAAACCCGACAGCACAAGTCATCAACAACACCTCTCCCGCCATTATAACTAGGCCGCTAACCACTTCTGTCGGACCAGGACAGAATAACCAACTGATAACCACGACACTGGATAACGACCAAGAAAATATCGAGCCTGATAATAAGAAGGAGCTTGAAGCGCAATTAGATTTAGAAAACAAACGGAAATACAAGCAAATGCATCGTAATCCAATTGACTTACAATCAGAGGAAGGCTACAAGCAAATCATGGACAGGCTGTGGCCGGCTGAACAACAGGACGGCGCCCCAATCAATCAGACTGGTTCTCCCAAAAAGTCCTCACAGAGACGCGCAGTGTCAATGCCTGGTCTTGAACCAAACCAAG GTTCAACTCCTCCATCTTCGCAGCAACAACCAAATGCGGATAACGCGGACGTAGATGGCGATGCAGTCATGATCTCAGCTCGCAGCCAGTCAGATGCGATCCATCGCAGTAAGACACAGTCTCATAATCAGAATGTTAAGAAGTCTGACACAACAATCGGAAGAATACGTGTAGTAACAGCCCCTCCATCTCTGCTTCAGGACCGCTCGAAACAGAGACTTTCGGTCGATAGCCCGGCTGGTGATACTGAGTCGATCAACAATCTGATCCCCAAAAATGAGTCGGTAACAGAATTAGATGCTTCTGTGTACTCCTGTGATAACAAAGCGGGCACTGTGAGTAACTACCCTACAGAAAGCACGCGGCCTACATCCGCTGCCAACAACAAGGAGTTGCGCGTTGTCAGACGGCAACCTGTGAATAGACCGCTCTCTGGCCGGTCGTTTGTAAATAGAGATGCATCCTTTACTCAATTTGCTGTGATAGATGATGATAATGTTTCTGCCATGCAACAAGTCACCAGAGGAGGTGGCG GTCTAACCTTAGCCTCTCAGTGGAAATCCCAATTCGATGACTCAGAAGAAACTGATAATGAGTGGAAAGGAGAGAACCTTCAAAGTCCTGAACATATGAAATACAACATTTCTCAAGTAAGTTGA
- the Asator gene encoding tau-tubulin kinase homolog Asator isoform X2, translating into MKWNIGHDGPTLYQNYENVGDETTDTDKNITMTSEDLLQPGHVVKERWKVVRKIGGGGFGEIYEGQDLVSKEQVALKVESARQPKQVLKMEVAVLKKLQGKEHVCRFIGCGRNDRFNYVVMQLQGKNLAELRRAQPKGAFSLSTTLRLGVQILRAIQSIHQVGFLHRDIKPSNFSIGLRGSNARKVYMLDFGLARQYTVASGEVRPPRAAAGFRGTVRYASINAHKNKEMGRHDDLWSLFYMLVEFVNGQLPWRKIKDKEQVGLMKEKYDHRLLLKHLPSDLRQFLEHIQSLGYADEPDYNMLAGLFERCMKRRGVKESDQYDWERTMPITVHNLDETQNPTAQVINNTSPAIITRPLTTSVGPGQNNQLITTTLDNDQENIEPDNKKELEAQLDLENKRKYKQMHRNPIDLQSEEGYKQIMDRLWPAEQQDGAPINQTGSPKKSSQRRAVSMPGLEPNQGSTPPSSQQQPNADNADVDGDAVMISARSQSDAIHRSKTQSHNQNVKKSDTTIGRIRVVTAPPSLLQDRSKQRLSVDSPAGDTESINNLIPKNESVTELDASVYSCDNKAGTVSNYPTESTRPTSAANNKELRVVRRQPVNRPLSGRSFVNRDASFTQFAVIDDDNVSAMQQVTRGGGGLTLASQWKSQFDDSEETDNEWKGENLQSPEHMKYNISQVS; encoded by the exons GTCCGAAAAATTGGCGGAGGGGGTTTTGGAGAAATCTACGAAGGTCAAGATTTGGTATCCAAGGAGCAGGTAGCACTGAAAGTGGAATCTGCTCGTCAACCAAAGCAGGTTCTCAAAATGGAAGTTGCTGTCCTCAAAAAATTGCAAG GCAAAGAACATGTTTGTCGATTCATAGGCTGTGGTAGAAACGATCGGTTTAATTATGTTGTGATGCAGTTGCAAGGGAAGAACTTAGCAGAACTTAGGCGTGCTCAACCGAAGGGTGCTTTCTCTTTGTCTACAACTTTGAGGCTGGGCGTTCAAATTTTGAGAGCCATCCAGAGTATTCATCAAGTCGGTTTCCTGCACAGAGATATCAAACCT tccaatttttcAATCGGTTTAAGAGGCTCAAATGCAAGAAAAGTCTATATGCTAGATTTTGGCCTCGCCAGACAATATACAGTTGCATCCGGAGAAGTTAGACCACCTCGTGCTGCAGCTGGTTTTCGAGGGACTGTTCGTTATGCTTCTATCAATGCTCATAAGAACAAG GAAATGGGACGGCATGATGATCTTTGGTCGTTATTCTATATGTTGGTCGAATTTGTAAACGGTCAGTTACCatggagaaaaatcaaagacaaGGAACAAGTAGGcttaatgaaagaaaaatacgaTCATAGACTCCTTCTGAAACATTTACCATCTGACTTGCGGCAATTTTTAGAACACATTCAG AGTCTAGGATATGCTGACGAGCCAGACTACAACATGTTAGCAGGGCTGTTTGAAAGATGCATGAAAAGGCGAGGAGTCAAGGAAAGTGATCAATATGATTGGGAGAGAACGATGCCAATAACCGTACATAACCTTGATGAAACTCAAAACCCGACAGCACAAGTCATCAACAACACCTCTCCCGCCATTATAACTAGGCCGCTAACCACTTCTGTCGGACCAGGACAGAATAACCAACTGATAACCACGACACTGGATAACGACCAAGAAAATATCGAGCCTGATAATAAGAAGGAGCTTGAAGCGCAATTAGATTTAGAAAACAAACGGAAATACAAGCAAATGCATCGTAATCCAATTGACTTACAATCAGAGGAAGGCTACAAGCAAATCATGGACAGGCTGTGGCCGGCTGAACAACAGGACGGCGCCCCAATCAATCAGACTGGTTCTCCCAAAAAGTCCTCACAGAGACGCGCAGTGTCAATGCCTGGTCTTGAACCAAACCAAG GTTCAACTCCTCCATCTTCGCAGCAACAACCAAATGCGGATAACGCGGACGTAGATGGCGATGCAGTCATGATCTCAGCTCGCAGCCAGTCAGATGCGATCCATCGCAGTAAGACACAGTCTCATAATCAGAATGTTAAGAAGTCTGACACAACAATCGGAAGAATACGTGTAGTAACAGCCCCTCCATCTCTGCTTCAGGACCGCTCGAAACAGAGACTTTCGGTCGATAGCCCGGCTGGTGATACTGAGTCGATCAACAATCTGATCCCCAAAAATGAGTCGGTAACAGAATTAGATGCTTCTGTGTACTCCTGTGATAACAAAGCGGGCACTGTGAGTAACTACCCTACAGAAAGCACGCGGCCTACATCCGCTGCCAACAACAAGGAGTTGCGCGTTGTCAGACGGCAACCTGTGAATAGACCGCTCTCTGGCCGGTCGTTTGTAAATAGAGATGCATCCTTTACTCAATTTGCTGTGATAGATGATGATAATGTTTCTGCCATGCAACAAGTCACCAGAGGAGGTGGCG GTCTAACCTTAGCCTCTCAGTGGAAATCCCAATTCGATGACTCAGAAGAAACTGATAATGAGTGGAAAGGAGAGAACCTTCAAAGTCCTGAACATATGAAATACAACATTTCTCAAGTAAGTTGA
- the Asator gene encoding tau-tubulin kinase homolog Asator isoform X1 — protein sequence MSPLTRNIGHDGPTLYQNYENVGDETTDTDKNITMTSEDLLQPGHVVKERWKVVRKIGGGGFGEIYEGQDLVSKEQVALKVESARQPKQVLKMEVAVLKKLQGKEHVCRFIGCGRNDRFNYVVMQLQGKNLAELRRAQPKGAFSLSTTLRLGVQILRAIQSIHQVGFLHRDIKPSNFSIGLRGSNARKVYMLDFGLARQYTVASGEVRPPRAAAGFRGTVRYASINAHKNKEMGRHDDLWSLFYMLVEFVNGQLPWRKIKDKEQVGLMKEKYDHRLLLKHLPSDLRQFLEHIQSLGYADEPDYNMLAGLFERCMKRRGVKESDQYDWERTMPITVHNLDETQNPTAQVINNTSPAIITRPLTTSVGPGQNNQLITTTLDNDQENIEPDNKKELEAQLDLENKRKYKQMHRNPIDLQSEEGYKQIMDRLWPAEQQDGAPINQTGSPKKSSQRRAVSMPGLEPNQGSTPPSSQQQPNADNADVDGDAVMISARSQSDAIHRSKTQSHNQNVKKSDTTIGRIRVVTAPPSLLQDRSKQRLSVDSPAGDTESINNLIPKNESVTELDASVYSCDNKAGTVSNYPTESTRPTSAANNKELRVVRRQPVNRPLSGRSFVNRDASFTQFAVIDDDNVSAMQQVTRGGGGLTLASQWKSQFDDSEETDNEWKGENLQSPEHMKYNISQVS from the exons GTCCGAAAAATTGGCGGAGGGGGTTTTGGAGAAATCTACGAAGGTCAAGATTTGGTATCCAAGGAGCAGGTAGCACTGAAAGTGGAATCTGCTCGTCAACCAAAGCAGGTTCTCAAAATGGAAGTTGCTGTCCTCAAAAAATTGCAAG GCAAAGAACATGTTTGTCGATTCATAGGCTGTGGTAGAAACGATCGGTTTAATTATGTTGTGATGCAGTTGCAAGGGAAGAACTTAGCAGAACTTAGGCGTGCTCAACCGAAGGGTGCTTTCTCTTTGTCTACAACTTTGAGGCTGGGCGTTCAAATTTTGAGAGCCATCCAGAGTATTCATCAAGTCGGTTTCCTGCACAGAGATATCAAACCT tccaatttttcAATCGGTTTAAGAGGCTCAAATGCAAGAAAAGTCTATATGCTAGATTTTGGCCTCGCCAGACAATATACAGTTGCATCCGGAGAAGTTAGACCACCTCGTGCTGCAGCTGGTTTTCGAGGGACTGTTCGTTATGCTTCTATCAATGCTCATAAGAACAAG GAAATGGGACGGCATGATGATCTTTGGTCGTTATTCTATATGTTGGTCGAATTTGTAAACGGTCAGTTACCatggagaaaaatcaaagacaaGGAACAAGTAGGcttaatgaaagaaaaatacgaTCATAGACTCCTTCTGAAACATTTACCATCTGACTTGCGGCAATTTTTAGAACACATTCAG AGTCTAGGATATGCTGACGAGCCAGACTACAACATGTTAGCAGGGCTGTTTGAAAGATGCATGAAAAGGCGAGGAGTCAAGGAAAGTGATCAATATGATTGGGAGAGAACGATGCCAATAACCGTACATAACCTTGATGAAACTCAAAACCCGACAGCACAAGTCATCAACAACACCTCTCCCGCCATTATAACTAGGCCGCTAACCACTTCTGTCGGACCAGGACAGAATAACCAACTGATAACCACGACACTGGATAACGACCAAGAAAATATCGAGCCTGATAATAAGAAGGAGCTTGAAGCGCAATTAGATTTAGAAAACAAACGGAAATACAAGCAAATGCATCGTAATCCAATTGACTTACAATCAGAGGAAGGCTACAAGCAAATCATGGACAGGCTGTGGCCGGCTGAACAACAGGACGGCGCCCCAATCAATCAGACTGGTTCTCCCAAAAAGTCCTCACAGAGACGCGCAGTGTCAATGCCTGGTCTTGAACCAAACCAAG GTTCAACTCCTCCATCTTCGCAGCAACAACCAAATGCGGATAACGCGGACGTAGATGGCGATGCAGTCATGATCTCAGCTCGCAGCCAGTCAGATGCGATCCATCGCAGTAAGACACAGTCTCATAATCAGAATGTTAAGAAGTCTGACACAACAATCGGAAGAATACGTGTAGTAACAGCCCCTCCATCTCTGCTTCAGGACCGCTCGAAACAGAGACTTTCGGTCGATAGCCCGGCTGGTGATACTGAGTCGATCAACAATCTGATCCCCAAAAATGAGTCGGTAACAGAATTAGATGCTTCTGTGTACTCCTGTGATAACAAAGCGGGCACTGTGAGTAACTACCCTACAGAAAGCACGCGGCCTACATCCGCTGCCAACAACAAGGAGTTGCGCGTTGTCAGACGGCAACCTGTGAATAGACCGCTCTCTGGCCGGTCGTTTGTAAATAGAGATGCATCCTTTACTCAATTTGCTGTGATAGATGATGATAATGTTTCTGCCATGCAACAAGTCACCAGAGGAGGTGGCG GTCTAACCTTAGCCTCTCAGTGGAAATCCCAATTCGATGACTCAGAAGAAACTGATAATGAGTGGAAAGGAGAGAACCTTCAAAGTCCTGAACATATGAAATACAACATTTCTCAAGTAAGTTGA